In one window of Halomarina pelagica DNA:
- the nth gene encoding endonuclease III, with translation MGSPLPTREEQVEEVLERLYEEYPDSTISLDFSNRLELLVAVVLSAQCTDERVNQVTADLFEKYRTPEDYANADVDELDEDISSITYHYNKATWLKSAANTIVEEHGGEIPDTMEELTDLKGVGRKTANVVLQHGHDTVEGIVVDTHVRRLSRRLAITEEETPERIERDLMTVVPEADWQQYTHLMISHGRATCTARNPDCADCVLETICPSSKLDHEVDLASGEPWG, from the coding sequence ATGGGCTCACCACTGCCGACGCGCGAGGAGCAGGTCGAGGAGGTACTGGAGCGGCTGTACGAGGAGTACCCCGACTCCACCATCTCGCTCGACTTCTCGAACCGCCTCGAACTGCTCGTCGCGGTCGTGCTCTCCGCGCAGTGCACCGACGAGCGCGTCAATCAGGTCACGGCCGATCTCTTCGAGAAGTACCGCACCCCCGAGGACTACGCGAACGCCGACGTGGACGAACTGGACGAGGACATCAGTTCGATCACGTACCACTACAACAAGGCCACGTGGCTCAAGAGCGCCGCGAACACCATCGTCGAGGAGCACGGCGGGGAGATCCCGGACACGATGGAGGAGTTGACGGACCTGAAGGGCGTGGGCCGGAAGACGGCGAACGTCGTCCTCCAGCACGGCCACGACACCGTCGAGGGGATCGTCGTCGACACGCACGTCCGGCGGCTCTCGCGCCGCCTCGCCATCACCGAGGAGGAGACGCCCGAGCGGATCGAGCGCGACCTCATGACCGTCGTCCCCGAGGCGGACTGGCAGCAGTACACGCACCTGATGATCAGCCACGGGCGGGCGACGTGCACCGCGCGGAACCCCGACTGCGCCGACTGCGTGCTCGAGACGATCTGTCCGTCCTCGAAGCTCGACCACGAGGTCGACCTGGCGAGCGGCGAACCCTGGGGCTAG
- a CDS encoding ubiquinol-cytochrome c reductase iron-sulfur subunit — translation MKGVVGAGVLAGAGTGAAAALGTATAPIGSGGGITKFVGIENTDGPAPRGMPVIPVEIADDGTIQGLWPEVKTKEEAGQTFEVAETELGGVTYSSEWFQYCGVQTYSGIQPSADQDNAFLSSADSPYEWQAEIPEGEPLNVSMFDDYKNFDTGVGRPGLGKPAMATWRSKDVEASETIPVQVVRSDDVIEMRQQDGPIAEFIRAATTETGFMAWLDKCTHFCCVPAFKAYPDSAKFNAENKVYCQCHQSVYAPYSWVQKSFVALPRPEPESGGSGE, via the coding sequence GTGAAGGGAGTGGTCGGCGCAGGAGTGCTCGCCGGTGCCGGGACGGGCGCGGCCGCCGCCCTCGGGACGGCGACCGCGCCGATCGGTTCCGGCGGCGGTATCACGAAGTTCGTCGGCATCGAGAACACCGACGGTCCCGCCCCGCGCGGGATGCCCGTCATCCCGGTCGAGATCGCCGACGACGGCACCATTCAGGGTCTCTGGCCGGAGGTGAAGACCAAGGAGGAGGCCGGACAGACGTTCGAGGTCGCCGAGACGGAACTCGGCGGCGTCACGTACTCCTCCGAGTGGTTCCAGTACTGCGGCGTCCAGACCTACTCGGGCATCCAGCCCAGCGCCGACCAGGACAACGCGTTTCTCTCCTCTGCGGACTCGCCCTACGAGTGGCAGGCTGAGATCCCCGAGGGCGAACCGCTGAACGTCTCGATGTTCGACGACTACAAGAACTTCGACACCGGCGTCGGCAGACCGGGGCTCGGCAAGCCCGCGATGGCGACCTGGCGCTCGAAGGACGTCGAGGCGTCCGAGACCATCCCGGTGCAGGTCGTCCGCAGCGACGACGTGATCGAGATGCGCCAGCAGGACGGCCCGATCGCCGAGTTCATCCGCGCGGCGACCACCGAGACCGGCTTCATGGCGTGGCTGGACAAGTGCACGCACTTCTGTTGCGTCCCCGCGTTCAAGGCCTACCCCGACAGCGCGAAGTTCAACGCCGAGAACAAGGTGTACTGCCAGTGTCACCAGTCGGTGTACGCCCCCTACAGCTGGGTCCAGAAGTCCTTCGTCGCGCTCCCGCGGCCCGAACCGGAGAGCGGCGGCAGTGGAGAATAG
- a CDS encoding plastocyanin/azurin family copper-binding protein — translation MNRREFLMTAGGTAGVVTAAAGSAAAQAGGNNTTGGGNASSGGNATGGNATGGNATGGNASGGNASAGGGGGGGGGSGPIDYGGWLDGANGWSEGSTVDARGKKKVTVQVGVGEGGLAFDPVAVHVDEGATIVWEWQSAGHNVAAQQGADFASDIQSSGTYEWKATGGPIVTYQCDPHAGQGMLGAIAIGDNVPRKSATAAAAEPADPEEMGVPLQPHFVGIATIMMMLSSLIFTFFLLKYGESPNTKGGN, via the coding sequence ATGAATAGACGGGAATTTCTCATGACGGCCGGCGGGACCGCCGGTGTCGTCACGGCTGCCGCCGGGTCAGCCGCCGCCCAGGCGGGCGGGAACAACACGACCGGCGGCGGAAACGCCTCCTCCGGTGGTAACGCCACCGGGGGAAACGCCACCGGGGGCAATGCTACAGGGGGCAACGCGTCCGGTGGGAACGCCTCCGCCGGCGGCGGTGGCGGTGGTGGCGGCGGGAGCGGGCCGATCGACTACGGCGGGTGGCTCGACGGCGCGAACGGCTGGTCCGAAGGGAGCACCGTCGACGCCCGCGGGAAGAAGAAGGTGACGGTGCAGGTGGGGGTGGGCGAGGGGGGGCTCGCGTTCGATCCGGTCGCCGTCCACGTCGACGAGGGCGCGACGATCGTCTGGGAGTGGCAGTCGGCCGGCCACAACGTGGCGGCCCAGCAGGGAGCGGACTTCGCCAGCGACATCCAGTCGTCCGGTACCTACGAGTGGAAGGCGACCGGCGGGCCCATCGTCACCTATCAGTGCGATCCCCACGCCGGCCAGGGCATGCTCGGCGCGATCGCCATCGGCGACAACGTCCCGCGGAAGTCGGCCACCGCCGCGGCCGCGGAACCGGCCGACCCCGAGGAGATGGGCGTGCCCCTCCAGCCGCACTTCGTCGGCATCGCGACGATCATGATGATGCTCTCCTCGCTCATCTTCACGTTCTTCCTGCTGAAGTACGGCGAGAGCCCCAACACGAAGGGTGGTAACTGA
- a CDS encoding DUF7319 domain-containing protein, whose protein sequence is MVDPRSSADEPDDAADATDPADGEGDVRESPPGGATDDDSSLDELRAQVEEKYDFDDFGPEDMARMSAEEWEAVFDPETWITGPELLDRVEADLKNRIADRDVFARLERFSEPDRVVAYSDEGYAVVSLDGSVEGTGTVLRDVKPTVALCSMDDYEVPDPPEGETLPRPLDVPEGSGELGNRMLQIVGGVQLLMALFMFASVPLFGVDVLLAVTVGFGLLVIGGLLFLIVANARLSDRFRAEEYRNRLRAIGLDSDERPAFLDEIERGRLPDPGEERSDTDSGENAA, encoded by the coding sequence ATGGTTGACCCCCGGTCGTCGGCCGACGAACCCGACGACGCCGCGGACGCGACGGACCCTGCGGACGGGGAGGGGGACGTCCGCGAGTCGCCGCCGGGCGGGGCGACGGACGACGATAGTTCACTCGACGAACTCCGCGCGCAGGTCGAAGAGAAGTACGACTTCGACGACTTCGGGCCGGAGGACATGGCCCGCATGTCCGCGGAGGAGTGGGAGGCGGTCTTCGACCCCGAGACGTGGATCACGGGTCCCGAACTGCTCGACCGCGTCGAGGCGGACCTGAAGAACCGCATCGCCGACCGCGACGTGTTCGCGCGCCTCGAGCGCTTCTCGGAGCCGGATCGCGTCGTCGCCTACTCGGACGAGGGGTACGCGGTCGTCTCCCTCGACGGCAGCGTCGAGGGGACGGGCACCGTCCTGCGCGACGTGAAACCGACGGTCGCGCTCTGCTCGATGGACGACTACGAGGTGCCCGACCCGCCCGAGGGCGAGACCCTGCCCCGGCCGCTCGACGTACCCGAGGGGAGCGGCGAACTCGGCAATCGGATGCTCCAGATCGTCGGCGGCGTCCAGTTGCTGATGGCGCTGTTCATGTTCGCGTCCGTCCCCCTCTTCGGCGTCGACGTGCTCCTCGCCGTGACGGTTGGGTTCGGCCTCCTGGTCATCGGCGGCCTGCTGTTCCTGATCGTGGCGAACGCCCGCCTGTCCGATCGGTTCCGCGCCGAGGAGTACCGCAACCGCCTGCGGGCGATCGGACTGGACTCCGACGAGCGCCCGGCGTTCCTCGACGAGATCGAGCGCGGGCGACTGCCCGACCCCGGCGAGGAACGCTCCGACACTGATTCCGGCGAGAACGCCGCGTAG
- a CDS encoding DUF7318 family protein yields MSSGNNSYGDIHRYEPARESTTAAIAIVLLTVIEVVLVGMFTYGLTSGWGLDPFGNMFLGGLLALVFVDLSFILLLYRKEFLPDVMIVKKRRRKWEDLYVREEDVHGTQSGGDAWENVKRAVYPYYKR; encoded by the coding sequence ATGAGTTCAGGAAACAACAGTTACGGCGACATCCACCGCTACGAACCGGCCCGCGAGAGCACGACGGCGGCCATCGCCATCGTGTTGCTCACCGTCATCGAGGTGGTGCTCGTCGGGATGTTCACCTACGGCCTCACCAGCGGGTGGGGCCTCGACCCGTTCGGGAACATGTTCCTGGGCGGCCTGCTCGCGCTCGTCTTCGTCGATCTGTCGTTCATCCTCCTGCTCTACCGCAAGGAGTTCCTGCCGGACGTGATGATCGTCAAGAAACGCCGGCGCAAGTGGGAGGACCTCTACGTCCGCGAGGAGGACGTCCACGGCACGCAGTCCGGCGGCGACGCGTGGGAGAACGTAAAGCGCGCGGTCTACCCCTACTACAAACGATAA
- a CDS encoding cytochrome b: protein MSLERKDEMDHDGWMQSKELSPVERGYLTVLIWLDRRLRIVDYLEVLENLYYKVNLQMPKSHTEQYNLDNKFWYWYPLYALGSFSTIAYVVAAISGALLGFYYSPATTGDPTAAYSSITYIMTELNFGFFLRSLHRWSAQVMVAAVFLHMLRVYFTGAYKEPRELNWIIGIVLISLTMVFGYTGYLLPWDQLAFWAGQIGVEMSLSIPLAGEWVAQLLFGGFTLSQATLQRMYIIHVFLLPFVATTLIAIHIGIVWMQGIAEPH from the coding sequence ATGAGCCTAGAACGCAAGGACGAGATGGACCACGACGGCTGGATGCAGAGCAAGGAGCTCTCGCCGGTCGAGCGTGGCTACCTGACGGTCCTCATCTGGCTCGACCGGCGTCTGCGCATCGTTGACTACCTCGAGGTCCTCGAGAACCTCTACTACAAGGTCAACCTCCAGATGCCCAAGAGCCACACCGAACAGTACAACCTCGACAACAAGTTCTGGTACTGGTATCCCCTGTACGCCCTCGGGTCGTTCAGTACCATCGCCTACGTCGTCGCCGCCATCAGCGGCGCGCTCCTCGGGTTCTACTACTCGCCCGCGACGACGGGCGACCCGACGGCGGCGTACAGCTCCATCACCTACATCATGACCGAGCTGAACTTCGGGTTCTTCCTCCGGTCGTTACACCGGTGGTCCGCGCAGGTGATGGTCGCGGCCGTGTTCCTGCACATGCTTCGCGTCTACTTCACCGGCGCGTACAAGGAACCGCGCGAACTCAACTGGATCATCGGCATCGTCCTCATCTCGCTGACGATGGTCTTCGGGTACACCGGCTACCTGCTCCCGTGGGACCAGCTCGCCTTCTGGGCCGGCCAGATCGGCGTCGAGATGAGCCTCTCGATCCCGCTCGCGGGCGAGTGGGTCGCCCAGTTGCTGTTCGGCGGCTTCACGCTGAGCCAGGCGACGCTCCAGCGGATGTACATCATCCACGTCTTCCTGCTCCCGTTCGTCGCGACGACGCTCATCGCCATCCACATCGGCATCGTCTGGATGCAGGGCATCGCCGAGCCGCACTGA
- a CDS encoding DUF7321 family protein, translated as MFGLGEAEIATVVAVSVTLSFPLFLYGAWIMIDAEAVTWGVLVRHLKFILSGLTLTTVPLLLWMAPRFLDQLNGFAALHAFLGLQAYAMLAFGGTGIVRVFRAKWRHNLYHDYDEDVLLDEIGDENMRFWRRRIRIGVFGYVFFWLLAYVVGMARYVVKYGIV; from the coding sequence ATGTTCGGACTCGGCGAGGCGGAGATCGCGACCGTCGTCGCCGTCTCGGTCACGCTGAGCTTTCCCCTCTTCCTCTACGGCGCGTGGATCATGATCGACGCCGAGGCGGTGACGTGGGGCGTCCTCGTCCGCCACCTGAAGTTCATCCTCAGCGGCCTGACGCTGACGACGGTGCCGCTCCTCCTCTGGATGGCCCCGCGCTTTCTCGATCAACTGAACGGCTTCGCGGCCCTCCACGCCTTCCTCGGCTTGCAGGCGTACGCGATGCTCGCCTTCGGCGGGACGGGCATCGTCCGGGTCTTCCGCGCGAAGTGGCGGCACAACCTCTATCACGACTACGACGAGGACGTCCTGCTCGACGAGATCGGCGACGAGAACATGCGCTTCTGGCGGCGACGCATCCGCATCGGCGTCTTCGGCTACGTGTTCTTCTGGCTGCTCGCCTACGTCGTCGGCATGGCGCGCTACGTCGTCAAGTACGGGATCGTCTAG